From Solidesulfovibrio carbinoliphilus subsp. oakridgensis, the proteins below share one genomic window:
- a CDS encoding phosphopantetheine-binding protein: MPLRQQVKQALIEDLNLQSITPEDIEDDAPLFGDGLGLDSLDAVELVVLVQKRFGVEIKNMDEGRVAFASVTALAGFIEERR, encoded by the coding sequence ATGCCCCTTCGTCAGCAAGTGAAACAGGCCCTGATAGAGGATCTGAACCTTCAGTCCATCACTCCGGAGGATATCGAGGACGACGCCCCGTTGTTTGGCGACGGCCTAGGTTTGGACTCCCTGGACGCCGTGGAACTGGTGGTGCTCGTGCAGAAACGCTTCGGCGTGGAGATAAAGAATATGGACGAAGGGCGCGTGGCCTTCGCTTCCGTGACCGCCCTGGCCGGGTTCATCGAGGAGCGTCGGTAG
- a CDS encoding beta-ketoacyl synthase N-terminal-like domain-containing protein, which translates to MPRQPALAAVTGIGCVCAAGDCLEAVLDNLEANPPVPAPPRRFAGLGESHPVFETEASPNPPSDHGLTLLMESAFQALAVAGLSPGELAGKRVGVCIGSSVGFAINYFPLYQAWKQGEQVPVEPLEAFRCSNYALALAKRLGLVGPCQLVANACASGTDAIGVGATWIASGLCDLVLAGGAESLSSVSYLGFIRLMIADTKPCRPFDRARNGLNLGEGAAVLVLEPAGTTRSVAGAVLGYGTAGDAYHPTAPHPHGRGLRCAFKTALRQAGVAPRGVAFVNAHGTATQDNDKVEGLVLGDMFPGVPVLATKGATGHALGAAGAIEAAITLGCLGRGTIPASPGFVEPDPALAVIPTTRSLALGSRIAVSDSLAFGGCNAALVLGGERS; encoded by the coding sequence ATGCCACGACAACCGGCTCTGGCCGCCGTCACCGGGATCGGGTGCGTATGCGCCGCCGGCGATTGCCTGGAGGCAGTTCTTGACAATCTGGAGGCTAACCCGCCCGTGCCCGCGCCACCGCGACGGTTTGCCGGGCTTGGGGAGTCCCATCCCGTGTTCGAGACCGAGGCGAGCCCCAACCCACCTTCCGATCACGGTTTGACTCTGCTTATGGAAAGTGCCTTCCAGGCCCTGGCCGTCGCCGGGCTTTCTCCTGGTGAATTGGCCGGAAAACGGGTGGGGGTGTGTATCGGCTCCTCGGTGGGATTCGCCATCAACTATTTTCCCCTTTATCAGGCCTGGAAGCAGGGAGAGCAGGTCCCTGTCGAGCCTCTGGAAGCATTCAGGTGTTCCAATTACGCCCTGGCTCTGGCCAAGCGCCTGGGCCTCGTCGGACCTTGCCAACTGGTGGCCAACGCCTGCGCCTCGGGCACGGACGCCATCGGCGTCGGCGCAACCTGGATAGCCTCCGGCCTGTGCGACCTGGTCCTGGCCGGAGGGGCGGAAAGCCTGTCCTCCGTCAGCTACCTCGGCTTCATCCGGCTCATGATTGCAGACACCAAGCCTTGCCGTCCCTTCGATCGTGCCAGAAACGGACTCAACCTGGGTGAAGGCGCGGCGGTACTCGTGCTCGAACCGGCCGGGACAACTCGGTCCGTGGCCGGGGCGGTGCTCGGTTACGGCACCGCCGGCGATGCCTACCATCCCACAGCCCCGCATCCCCACGGCCGGGGTCTGAGGTGCGCCTTCAAGACCGCCTTGCGCCAAGCGGGAGTCGCGCCCCGGGGCGTGGCCTTCGTAAACGCCCACGGCACAGCGACCCAGGACAACGACAAAGTGGAAGGTCTGGTCCTCGGGGACATGTTTCCAGGCGTCCCCGTGCTGGCCACCAAGGGAGCCACCGGGCATGCTCTGGGCGCGGCCGGGGCCATCGAGGCGGCCATCACCCTGGGCTGTCTGGGCAGGGGGACCATCCCCGCCTCGCCGGGCTTCGTCGAACCGGATCCAGCGCTGGCGGTCATTCCGACCACGCGTTCCCTGGCGCTCGGAAGCCGCATCGCCGTGTCCGACTCCCTTGCCTTTGGCGGCTGCAACGCCGCCCTCGTACTCGGGGGGGAACGGTCGTGA
- a CDS encoding beta-ketoacyl synthase N-terminal-like domain-containing protein, with protein MNRLAVSACGIAGPAEAFSGHEAWSGLPGIRAVLGGAEIVTEALRAHYPSLKLRRLDAYAQTALLAAKLAVEACGEAPANLGLVVCTGYGPIPATNAFMDSCLDFGPRGASPTAFSQTVHNLAASTVSMFLGCQGPALSVSQPGLGCSGALLTARSWIVQGLIDTVLFGAVDDCQAFSRFLFPGDGSYKTAGDPVALFAVLTARDGGDRLLDVLDVGFPEPSGARAFVGPYESAPVDVLAGMLSALDPAQGGREVVVEESWDGLAATIRVRSAIPGGRS; from the coding sequence GTGAACAGGCTTGCGGTCAGCGCCTGCGGCATCGCCGGACCAGCCGAAGCATTTTCCGGCCATGAGGCCTGGTCCGGGCTTCCCGGCATCCGCGCCGTCCTGGGCGGTGCTGAGATCGTGACCGAGGCGCTACGAGCGCATTATCCGTCGCTGAAGCTGCGTAGGCTCGATGCCTACGCTCAGACGGCGCTCCTGGCTGCGAAACTGGCCGTGGAGGCATGCGGCGAAGCGCCCGCCAATCTGGGACTGGTCGTCTGCACCGGTTACGGACCTATCCCGGCCACCAACGCCTTTATGGACTCCTGTCTGGATTTCGGCCCCCGGGGGGCGTCACCCACGGCATTCTCTCAGACCGTGCACAATCTTGCGGCGTCGACCGTATCTATGTTCCTGGGCTGTCAGGGTCCGGCTCTGTCCGTGAGTCAGCCGGGGCTCGGATGTTCCGGTGCGTTGCTCACTGCCCGGTCCTGGATTGTCCAGGGCTTGATCGATACGGTCTTATTCGGTGCGGTGGACGATTGTCAGGCCTTCTCCCGCTTCCTCTTCCCGGGGGACGGTTCATACAAGACGGCGGGTGATCCCGTCGCTTTGTTCGCGGTCCTGACTGCACGGGATGGTGGCGACCGTCTCCTGGACGTGCTGGATGTCGGGTTTCCCGAGCCGTCAGGTGCGCGCGCGTTCGTCGGCCCATACGAATCCGCTCCGGTGGACGTCCTGGCGGGGATGCTCTCGGCTCTGGACCCGGCACAAGGGGGCCGGGAGGTGGTTGTCGAGGAATCCTGGGACGGTCTGGCCGCGACCATCCGCGTCCGGTCCGCGATTCCGGGCGGCAGGTCGTGA